The region AACAGCGCCTGCGCTGGGCCCAGGGGGGCGCGGAGGTGTTTCTGGTCAACCTGCGCAGGATTGTGCGCTGGGAGCATCACCGCATGTGGCCACTGTTTCTGGAGTACGCCCTGTCAACGCTGTGGGCCTTCGCGTATGCGATGACGGTGCTGCTGTTCCTCCTCAGCCATGTCGCGCCTGTTCCCGCCAGGCTGACCGTGGAGAGCCTTTTTCCACCGGAGTTTACCGGGCTGCTGCTGGGCGTGATGTGCCTGCTGCAGTTCCTGGTCAGCTTGTACATCGAGCGGCGCTATGAACGAAAAGTGGCCAGCTCGCTTTTCTGGGTGATCTGGTTCCCGATGGTGTACTGGATGATTGGCCTGTTCACCACCCTCGTCGCATTTCCAAAAGTCATGCTTAAACGCCAGCGCGCCCGCGCGCGCTGGATCAGTCCGGACCGGGGAAAAGGGAGCATTTAATGAACGAAAATACCTTAATTTTGACCGAGCATCGGCTCTTGCCGCGTCTTTTCGATGCCGCGCTGACGCTGGTGGCATGGGGAGGATTTCTGTTTTTCCTGTATGCCCGGCTGTGGATGCAGCTAACCGATGAGAGCGACCACCGCTGGAGCGTGATTATCGCGTCCTTTAATACGGTGTTGCTCTACCTGCTGTTCGCCGCGCTCAACGGCTGGCTGCTGATTTTGTGGTATCAGTACAACCGCCGCCGCGCCCATGTGAGGCGGCGTCAGCCAGGCTATTTTCACCAGGAGGAGCTGGCCCGCAGCTTTAATGTTTCACCGCAGATTATCTCCG is a window of Enterobacter cloacae complex sp. ECNIH7 DNA encoding:
- the pgaD gene encoding poly-beta-1,6-N-acetyl-D-glucosamine biosynthesis protein PgaD codes for the protein MNENTLILTEHRLLPRLFDAALTLVAWGGFLFFLYARLWMQLTDESDHRWSVIIASFNTVLLYLLFAALNGWLLILWYQYNRRRAHVRRRQPGYFHQEELARSFNVSPQIISEMSQYNLLTVYHDQIGRIIDLKISEQQEEEEQ